The Grus americana isolate bGruAme1 unplaced genomic scaffold, bGruAme1.mat scaffold_191, whole genome shotgun sequence DNA window GGGTAAAtctctgcagcatttctgtgtcTTATGGAATGGCCCCACAGCAGGGATGCTCAAGGTGTGGTGGAGAAGGtctaaaaagcagcagcacattcTCTGCAAAACTGACCATCAGGGAGAGCATGTTGTAATCAGATCATGGTAGCAAAGATGACAATGTACACACAAGGCCATAAGCTGCCCGGAAAAGGTGCTTGTTCTACATTTTCCAACCTGCAAGAATACCCTTCCCACCTTGGCAAACAGGAGttgtgctctttctttttttggtttcttaaacactgcttttcccaccatctttttgtttttcatccttATTTGCTTGACCTTGTCCGTTTGCAGTGTGTTCTGTTCATCAACATCTTCTGTAGCTGTCTGTCGTCTTCCCTTGAAGCTCCATCCTGAAAATTACAGGTTATCTTCAACATACTTCATGTGTTTCCTATCATGAAAAATGTACGAGAGCATGAGGGTTGGTGTGTCttatcctcctcttcctttcctttaacTTCCCTCTGCAGATGATCTTCTATCTCACCTTCTTCCCAGCTTTATTATTCATGACCTTCCACATTGTCAGCCCTACCAGCTCTCACCCACCATTGCCTGCAACACATCTCACTTTGTCTCATGTGGGTCACCAGGAGGGAACCCACTTCCTCCAGTGCCTCTGCTCCAGTTGGGCACTAAACATCTTCGGCCTCTCACTTTTAATGGTTGAGATGTCAGGCTGAGGACATATGAGTAgtcacagaggaggaaaatcaaAGTAGGAGGCATAATACAAGTGCCAGAGGACTCACAGCctgaggtggaaaaaaaaaaaggaagcagactCTCTCTTGCCTGTGCCTTTTGTCTCTTCTGAAAGCAGCAAGGCAGCTGCATTGCTGCATCTCTGGACACTAAAAGGAATGCCAGTTTGGGATTCTGAGGGACAAGATTCTTCCTATGTTAAAACTGAATGCTATTAGAATTTCTCTTCTCAGTTGCTGATTATGATTTTTGGTATACAAATTTCTGCCACTTGCTGTGAGTTGCATTTcatgcatgaaaataaatattacttgGAATTTGCTTCATGAAAATCAGTAGTAGCAAAGCAGATATGcacaaatgctttattttggatAATGCCAAGTTTATGctgccattaaaaaaagtgcacatctaaatttttcaaaatagctATTTGGAAATCAGTATGCTTTGAGACATAGACATACTTGAAATGTTTACTCTCATCAATATTTTGTTAAGATACCCAACGACACCCAcaccactttatttttttctatatgtttGGCAGAATTCAGTTTGTTCTCAGGCACCATTGTATAAATTGTTAGGTTTCTTTCTGGAGTTCTTTACAAAATGTTATCAATACATGTTGTGTGCAGTTACTTACTTCcactaaataaataattgttcACATACAGGACGAAAACTTTAGTacctgttgcttttaaaaagacaatttttccAAGGAAACAAATAGTTCAGTTTTGTGGGTGATTTTTGGTGCTGTTGTGGACTTCTGTACTGTGGCTACTGCTCTCCTAATTGCCTGGTTTTGGCAGAACAAATGGTACCGTGATTTATCACTATCTTTATCAGCTGCTCTGAAATCATAAAGCACTATTACTACACAGTAACATTCACAAGAACATCTTGTGAGGACAGAATAAAAATCCCAAGGTCATACATGACAACAGTTCTGGGATTTATGTTTCCAGGTTATGATAACTtcttttcacaagaagctgatGTTGCTGTAATTGCTTGCAGCCTTGGAACATAGGAATTATTTACATTTACCCTTCACATATATTGCATTTCAATTATACTCACAGCAGGCTATTCACCTCTAATCTTAATGCCCACAAAGCTCTGCATTCATATGCATTCTGGGTTAATGCACAATGTTTACAATTAATGCACAAGTTGAAGGATGGATTTGTCCCTGAGACCCACCCAAATACCCAGGCAAATACACTTGAGCAGCTGAAATCAACAGGACAATTTGATCTTTTGCATGTCCACACACttaattctaaaaattaatGGTTTCAAAAGATGGTATTTCAGCATCTTACAACATTAAAGATGGTGAGACTATAGATATCTCATTTGTACAGTCTGAAACACCTCACTACATTTTAATTGTAGACATAAGCTTACACACTTTTCCACAAAGTACgtgtagatttttttctatagGATCATGTTTGAAGTTTCTGCAGAAGGATGTGGACTTCATCTGTCCCTGACTGGGGACATAAGATATGGGACCATATTTATCTTTAATTCCAAAATGTGTTCTATAATAAAGGTAGataaacttagaaaaataatttggtttgtttttctaatttgtcTCTAGTCTGCattgcaaggattttttttaccattatttCAAATCACTCTCTGCCTATcagtttaaatattatttattactttagTTTTCTatcttcagtttaaaattattacCAATGTATTAGTTAACGCTTGTTCTACTTCGGAAAGACAAACAATTAATAATAtctcccttccaaaaaaaagtGTAGAACAGCATtagtctgcattttttttaagatggtaCACGGTCTTAATTTTGAACGTACGTGTCACTAAAATCACCTTTAGTGTTTCATAAGTGGACTTGAGGACAGGACTAGATACCTGTTATCACCATCTTATTAAAACATGGCAATGAGATGGATCCATTTGTTTAACTagtccattttattttgcagacttGCAATCCATTCCACTATAATTCTGCCACTGATCTACTTAATAATAGTAAGGAAAAATCCGTTTCGTTTTGCCATGGGGATGGCTCAGGCACTTCTGACGGCCCTGATGATTTCTTCCAggtaaacaaaagaaacatttattttctgtcatgttCTTAATAGTAATTGCATTGGTAGTGCTCTGATTTTATTGCTACTTTGTTACATACTCTGATTTCACCTGAACAATTCTCAGTCCCCTGGAGGTTGAAATATTACTTTCATTGTTATTTCTGTAGTACCCAAAGGGGCACTATAGATTGCACTGACCTTACACCGTACGAGAGTCTGCCCCTCCCAGGAGGAGACAGTTCTTTGCCATTCAGTTCACTAGTCACAGACTTGCTAGAATTTAAGCTGTTGCAATGTTTCTGTGACTACATACTTCATGGCAATTTTACCATGTGACTTTAAGGATAACTAAGACTTTGTTATTTCTTCCCATAATTAGAAGAGATAACAAAAGTTACTTTGCTTTTTCGTGGCGcagccttcctgcctgccttagATCTCTGAGTCTTAGAGCAGATCAAGctctgaggaaaaggaaagataagGAAACGGTATGCTGTTGCCTGCACTAACTTCATGTATTTATCTATGTGCCAGTTCAGCAACTTTGCCTGTCACCTTCCgctgtgcagaagaaaaaaacttaatCGACAAAAGAATTACCAGGTTCGTTCTTCCAGTTGGAGCTACCATCAACATGGATGGCACAGCTCTTTACGAAGCAGTAGCAGCTGTATTTATTGCACAACTGAATGACTTAGAACTGGATATTGGCCAAATAGTGACCATTAGGTAAGACTAAAGCTATCACACACattttgttggtgggttttttaatggataATGGTACATTAACTTTGGATACCCCATGGGAAAGTTGAAACTATCATTCACAGCACAGGAAGTAACAGAAACATTCTCACTTCTTAGTCCAAGACCTTGCCTGTGCGACCAGATGAGGAGGTGGGGTGGGCCAGGACACGCAGCTGGTACAGAGCATTGTTCTGGAAATGGCCATTATTCTTCTACTGCAAACACTTGCAAATTCCACTTGGCCTTGACCTGTGATGTCCAGTTTGCTTGTTAGTCATGCGTTGCCTGTTATTCTGCGATGTGACCATAACAGTAGCTATACCTGACTTGTCCCGTAAACTTGTCACCAGTAAGTAATTATGAGTATATAATATTCAAGAGGAAAACTGGAACATTTGAGCTTCTTTCTTGCAGTGAAATAAGCCTGTTTGTACCAGAAAATAGAGTTTCTGTGAGTCACATGTATTCTGAATGCTGTTTCTGGGCTTTATTTGGGATTTAGTGTCACAGCTACTGCAGCCAGCATCGGGGCTGCAGGTGTCCCCCAAGCCGGACTTGTCACGATGGTGATTGTACTGAGTGCCGTTGGCCTGCCTGCTGAAGATGTTACTCTGATCATTGCAGTTGACTGGCTTCTGTAAGTTTAAGGCACTtggtatttaattatttttccttttttaattttaatttacatttttgtggGGAACTTGTGGATCTGagaaagaaagcaacaaaatcaTTTAGGACTGTTGCAGGAATTGGACAAAGATTCTTCTTATGACCAGGCTTGTTCAATATAGAGTTGAATGCAGTAGTGGCTTTAATTCTGGGAGAAGTCCTACTGTGTGGGATAGCAGTGAGTAACCTCACATCCAGAGGTGCTATCAACCTTAAAATAGTGGGCACAGCATTAATGAATCATGAGCATAATACTCAGGAAGGACAGATATGACAGTACCAAGGAGTGCCTCTGGAGTGTCAGCTGCCACCATGTTATGCTAAATTCATACACCATTCATAAAAACCAAATGCAGCCACAAGCAGAACATGTCAGCTGATTTCCACAAAGCAGATAAAATCCATACACTGGTGAAGAGGTAGTGGAGCACAACATGAACTAAGCAAAGCTGGTCCTGGACTCCACCTGCACGCGCATGGTGGGCTGTACATGGGTCTGTGCTGCCAGCATTACTCTGCTAGGGCTCTTCTTCACTGAGAGTTTTATAGGCCTAGCCCCTTGATCAACAAGCACACGCATGCAAACTCAGAAAGCACTCCTTATGCCTGATCCCAACCATCTCACATCAGAGCACACCAAAACCCCTCAGTTCCATTAAGCAGCTCTTTCTGGAGAGAAGCATTTTCACcagaaatcttttctgtttgacTTACACCAACGTTTCTCCACCCAAAGAAACGCAGTGTATTCTGGAGTTCAGAAGGGCATCAGCATTCAGTTTGGTCCCATGATTCACTGGGAAAAAGTAACAGGATTCACAAAAAGTATAACTTTAGTAATACAGCTTTTTTGCTTCCTAAAGTATGCAAGCTTTAGTGCTCAGACCAAAGTTTTGTTCACCTGCGGTAACTCAGTATAGATGATATTTCACTGGTATCAATACAGAGATCTTAATTATTTCATAGTCTCTGCATGTCTTCTTAGGCTCACGTTTACACTCAAAGTGAATGCATTCCTGTTCCTCCCCCATGCTTTCCAATCATTTTCTTGAAGGATTTCTGGCAGAAATCTATGTATTTCacagatatagatatatataatttatttgattATATAACTCAATTTTGCAAGCTGTAGAGAGAAATGCCAGTCTCCAGAAAACGGGGGCTATTGAATGCATCCAAGaatcaatttaatttctgtataaGCATAATTGCTCCAAACAAAACAGTTCCAACCACAAGTACATTCTCCCCATCAACTGTCTGCAACAGGGTCTAATAGGTTTGTTTGCTGTGCTCCACAAtcattttgtttcctccagctcttttcttttcccagtggACATTTAGTTTTGTTAAGGATGGTAAAGATCAGTACAAACCGCTGGCTCAGAGCAGGTATCTAAAGAAGAGTGTAAGAACAGAACAAACGTGTATTGGTTCTTTTCCCAAAGTACTCTCCTAGCCTCCTGCAAATTCCAGGTCACAGAGTTCGTGAGCTAgaggtggtttttgttttaacagtTCTTAATAGATTTCTTCTTCCATGAATGCCTCATTGCTTTTGGAATCCGTATAAACTTTTAGATTTCCACAAGTCCTGTGGAGAGGAGTTCCACAGAgacatatttaattttgtttattttaatctgcaTCCTAATCATTTTATTTGATGCCCTCTAATTTTTATGGGagtgagagagggagaaagagaacagTAATTACTATTTCACATAGTAATCATGATTTTATGGATCTGATCTCATCTCCACTTTGAAAGCCCACAATTTAAGTGATTCTTAGGCACAATATGAATACATGGAAGCTACCTGTTTCACCATGAAACAGACAAAGAATTGAAGCTGTTTCTGATTctaattgagatttttttcagattaaggTGTCTTGCTGTGTAAAGCaaattaaagattaatttcatgTACCAGGGACCATTGCCAGTGCATTTTGCACCTCAGCAGATGGAATGCACATCATGATGCCACGTAGATTATTAACACTTTTGCCTTTTGTACTTGTTGcctaaaatgtattattttgcaACTCGCTAGTAGTGGCTCATTAACAACCCTCTAGTTAATTCTGAACTTACCAAAGTTTTATTACATAGGCTTGAGGAGTACTTCcatgtttttaatgaagaataGAAAAATTTTGAGAATAGCAGTATTATGAAAGATGAGTTTCTAGTACTGTTGATTTCCTCACTTGTCACACTGATCCTACCAGAATTTTACTTTAaccctctctcttcctttccctacCATGTATTTCCTTTCCATATGGAGAACCCAGGGGCACTTTTTAGCACTGGAGTTCAGCGGTTGCAGTAGAATATGTGTATGAGACATGCCAAttcacttcattattttttttgcagtccCTTTTATTTGTGAATATACCCACTTCAACAACTCTGCACAGACA harbors:
- the LOC129200480 gene encoding excitatory amino acid transporter 3, with protein sequence MGMAQALLTALMISSSSATLPVTFRCAEEKNLIDKRITRFVLPVGATINMDGTALYEAVAAVFIAQLNDLELDIGQIVTISVTATAASIGAAGVPQAGLVTMVIVLSAVGLPAEDVTLIIAVDWLLDRFRTMVNVLGDAFGTGIVEKLSKKELEQMDVTSEVNIVNPFALETILDNDEAETKKSYVNGGFAVDKSDTISFTQTSQF